The following proteins are co-located in the Vigna angularis cultivar LongXiaoDou No.4 chromosome 2, ASM1680809v1, whole genome shotgun sequence genome:
- the LOC108347904 gene encoding calcium-transporting ATPase 12, plasma membrane-type gives MINIAKERWRFAYTAIYSRRVMLALAKEVMSKRNTNTHHYSELFQARSSNYSSTLEIIEPMIPQHGTNRYSLVPDVDKVRITSMVKDKNLSAFTEFGGVEGVTNILGTIPAKGITGSHDDVAKRIQVFGSNTYQRPPPKSLMSFVLEAFNDTTIIILLVCAGLSLGFGIKEHGPGEGWYEGGSIFVAVFLVVVVTALSNIRQERQFDKLSKISNDIKVEVVRNGRRQQISIFDVVVGDIAFLMIGDQIPADGLFLSGHSLLVDESSMTGESDHVEIESSRSPFLLSGAKVVDGYAQMLVTSVGTNTAWGEMMSSISRDTNERTPLQARLDKLASSVGRVGLRVAFLVFRVLLFRYFTGNTQDNEGNTEFQGSKTDINDIFNAVVRIIAAAVTIVVVVIPVGLPLVVTLTLAYSMKRMMANHAMVRKLSACETMGSATVICTDKTGTLTLNQMRVTKFWLGLQNVEEKFSNAMAPKVLELFQQGVGLNTTGSIYKSSSISEPEISGSPTEKAILLWAVSDLGMDMDELKRTHEVLHVETFNSEKKRSGVAIRKETNNTVHVHWKGAAEIILAMCSNYIDNNGIEKSLDEERSKLENIIEGMAASSLRCIAFAHKQISEDIDYNDKEKAHQILRKDGLTLLGIVGLKDPCRPDAKEAVEMCKHGGVSVKMITGDNIFTAKAIATECGILDFDGHVSAGEVVEGVEFRNYSEEERMERVEKIRVMARSSPLDKHLMVQCLKKKGHVVAVTGDGTNDAPALKEADIGLSMGIQGTEVAKENSDIVILDDNFSSVATVLRWERCVYNNIQKFIQFQLTVNVTALVINFFAAVTSRDVPLTTGQLLWVNLILSTLGALALATERPTKELMEKKPVGRTEPLITNIMWRNLLAQALYQIVVILVLQFNGESIFNVREEVKGSLIFNSFVLCQVFNEFNSRNMEKLNVFRGLHRNHLFLGIVGITLVLQVVMVELLRKFADTERLTWEQWGICIGIAAVSWPIAWITKLIPVSDKPFNHVKCVKLLVS, from the coding sequence ATGATCAACATAGCCAAAGAGAGATGGCGTTTTGCTTATACAGCAATTTATTCTAGGCGAGTCATGCTTGCCTTGGCCAAAGAAGTCATGTCTAAGAGAAATACAAACACCCATCATTACTCTGAGCTCTTCCAAGCCCGATCTTCAAATTACAGCAGTACTCTAGAAATAATCGAGCCCATGATTCCGCAACATGGAACCAATCGTTATTCTTTGGTTCCTGATGTTGACAAGGTCCGGATTACCAGTATGGTCAAGGACAAAAACTTGTCAGCCTTTACAGAGTTTGGAGGAGTTGAAGGTGTTACAAACATTCTTGGAACCATTCCAGCAAAGGGAATCACTGGCAGCCATGATGATGTTGCCAAACGTATTCAAGTATTCGGTTCCAACACTTACCAGAGGCCCCCGCCTAAGTCTTTAATGAGTTTTGTGCTGGAAGCTTTCAATGACACTACTATCATTATCCTTCTTGTTTGCGCCGGTCTTTCCCTTGGTTTTGGCATAAAAGAACATGGCCCGGGGGAAGGCTGGTATGAAGGAGGGAGTATATTTGTAGCAGTGTTTCTGGTGGTGGTTGTTACCGCACTCAGCAACATCAGACAAGAGAGACAGTTTGACAAATTGTCAAAGATAAGCAACGACATCAAAGTAGAAGTAGTGAGAAATGGAAGGCGACAACAGATATCCATCTTTGATGTTGTAGTGGGAGATATTGCATTCCTTATGATTGGTGATCAGATTCCAGCTGATGGATTGTTCTTGAGTGGCCATTCTTTGCTAGTGGATGAATCCAGTATGACAGGTGAGAGCGATCATGTAGAAATTGAGTCTTCAAGAAGCCCTTTCTTGTTGTCTGGTGCAAAAGTGGTCGATGGATATGCTCAGATGCTAGTGACATCTGTGGGAACCAACACAGCATGGGGTGAAATGATGAGCTCGATATCGCGAGACACCAACGAAAGGACACCATTACAGGCTCGCCTTGACAAGTTAGCCTCTTCTGTTGGAAGGGTAGGCCTCAGAGTCGCTTTTCTTGTTTTCAGAGTCTTGTTATTTCGTTATTTCACTGGAAACACACAAGATAATGAAGGGAATACAGAGTTCCAGGGGAGTAAAACTGATATAAACGACATTTTCAATGCGGTTGTGAGGATTATCGCTGCTGCAGTGACAATTGTGGTGGTGGTAATCCCAGTGGGTCTGCCGTTGGTCGTCACTCTCACTCTTGCTTACTCCATGAAAAGAATGATGGCAAACCATGCAATGGTGAGGAAACTTTCTGCTTGCGAAACCATGGGATCGGCTACAGTTATTTGCACGGATAAAACTGGTACCTTAACCTTGAATCAAATGAGAGTCACCAAGTTTTGGCTTGGCCTGCAAAATGTCGAGGAAAAGTTTTCCAATGCAATGGCCCCTAAAGTTCTTGAATTATTCCAGCAAGGAGTTGGCCTCAACACAACTGGAAGTATCTATAAATCTTCATCAATATCTGAACCTGAAATTTCTGGTAGCCCAACAGAGAAAGCTATACTCTTGTGGGCCGTGTCAGATTTAGGCATGGACATGGATGAACTGAAGCGCACACACGAAGTTCTCCATGTTGAAACGTTTAACTCTGAAAAGAAACGAAGTGGCGTCGCAATAAGGAAGGAGACTAACAACACAGTTCACGTTCACTGGAAAGGTGCTGCAGAGATTATACTTGCAATGTGTTCAAACTATATTGACAATAACGGCATAGAGAAGTCCCTTGATGAAGAGCGGAGCAAActtgaaaatataattgaaggCATGGCTGCTAGCAGCCTTAGATGTATTGCTTTTGCTCACAAGCAGATTTCAGAAGATATTGATTATAATGATAAGGAGAAAGCACACCAAATCCTTAGAAAAGATGGCTTGACCTTGCTAGGTATTGTTGGCCTCAAGGATCCATGCCGACCCGACGCCAAGGAGGCTGTCGAAATGTGTAAACATGGAGGAGTTAGTGTGAAGATGATCACAGGTGATAACATATTCACAGCAAAAGCAATAGCAACAGAATGCGGAATATTAGACTTTGATGGCCATGTGAGTGCGGGAGAAGTGGTGGAGGGTGTGGAATTCAGGAATTATTCTGAAGAAGAGAGAATGGAGAGAGTAGAGAAGATCCGCGTGATGGCAAGATCATCCCCTTTGGACAAACATTTGATGGTGCAGTGCTTGAAAAAGAAAGGTCATGTTGTTGCAGTCACAGGAGATGGCACAAATGACGCACCTGCTTTGAAAGAAGCTGACATTGGACTTTCTATGGGGATCCAAGGAACTGAAGTTGCCAAGGAGAATTCTGACATTGTCATCTTAGATGACAACTTCAGTTCTGTTGCCACTGTTTTAAGGTGGGAAAGATGCGTTTACAACAACATCCAAAAGTTCATACAGTTTCAACTAACAGTAAATGTCACAGCTCTGGTGATAAATTTTTTTGCAGCCGTTACTTCGAGAGATGTTCCCCTGACAACAGGTCAACTTTTATGGGTAAATCTGATTTTGAGTACGCTAGGAGCGTTGGCACTGGCAACAGAAAGACCTACAAAGGAGTTAATGGAGAAAAAGCCAGTGGGTAGGACTGAGCCTCTTATTACTAATATTATGTGGAGAAACCTTTTAGCTCAAGCTTTATATCAGATTGTTGTCATCCTGGTTTTACAATTCAACGGAGAGTCAATCTTTAATGTTAGAGAGGAGGTAAAGGGTAGTCtaatttttaatagttttgttCTCTGCCAAGTATTCAACGAGTTCAACTCTAGAAATATGGAGAAACTAAATGTATTCCGAGGCCTTCACAGAAACCATTTGTTTCTTGGAATTGTGGGGATTACCCTTGTTCTTCAAGTTGTGATGGTGGAACTTTTAAGGAAGTTTGCTGATACAGAGAGATTAACATGGGAGCAATGGGGAATTTGTATTGGAATTGCAGCTGTGTCATGGCCAATTGCTTGGATTACAAAGCTCATACCAGTTTCAGATAAACCCTTCAACCACGTTAAGTGTGTAAAATTATTGGTCTCCTAG